Proteins encoded together in one Centropristis striata isolate RG_2023a ecotype Rhode Island chromosome 6, C.striata_1.0, whole genome shotgun sequence window:
- the rpgrip1l gene encoding protein fantom, with amino-acid sequence MSTLLDETATDVPVRDFTVNLSRLAAVSEPSAYQNARARQDISRVSREELEDRFLRLHEETLVLKQDLHKKDDKIKKLGTKLMRLVKDRGRMAQLAGGGAQPVSRVRDVEMEEMMEELQEKVRGLQAEKEGLKQRLLVAKQQLVNSQSGRPTPHGRVQSRVNSGLKKLRDDSPSPTRPKSNRSLEGGGRPPTGLLPRFGHSLLEEARAEIRNLENVIELQRSHMDEMERSSEQLREELRRKEAEHEERLLHVRQQQTSKLRSHVNGNVAMIKLQKQLADRSNVVTELEGRFLQLQESQRTLKASHDAAMLKVDELSAQLKDEKMKSLDLENRVQSSNIHRMEMEQLQERISELQQERDLLKDNNEKLVNSAFDVSQQQKWQIQEQKLKLQIAQLETSLKADLVDKNEILDKIKAERDTNEKLTEENRKLHLQFLEQKQQLEELNERLKFYSRENEYDVSQLTEALLLIKKRKSQRSGDLGFLNEVEDGGSESAVRELRAAHAETIQELEKTRNLLSMESRICRDYKAELEAVLKKMDSNKAESERKLEHQAALLDNRAAKINKLEAQLRDVVYGTKTHVFKPDATDEDEDDETDETLHLQRGENLLELQVVSATLSPSALLALGDGEPSTFCTYALYLFELHATPVVTGHRPRYGFTSKYVVSMDDSFLDYLHRSCVTVELHQALGLSWRTLASGQIRLQQLLEHDGRIHGSVPLIGESSEALPFGSLDYWLRLRIPMTETIHLFKEKVTAASFINQDAQLQPRGGGSLNELSITVQRCRGLKKSRGSEQPSPYVVYKFFDFPDYPTATVHDCCDPVINNLKSYSVPMDADLDRYLNSEVLQFYVFDYKEEQMDTYMGKARVSLLPLVRDDGIAGVFELTDPSGLPAGHIEVTLKWKFPHLPPSASIRTVEEFIPKERENKPSDQLVVKDETRDREVNETLQDEDKHLSHHRPVLPLEVSAAKAPLPKLRQKTQLTAKKVSFIDPSAAEQQVVSEASRAAQNAAVEEEEDEEEESHFSEGQLLASHSDDSEISEEITEDVEEAPAAAAAAAAAAAAREDGSGSSQSDSDDCIVHGQSAGRKPADRVRVEVVSLSLSPESRVSRDDSVVRLFVEYSLLDLPTEETPLSLPKPPRGKSINYNYSKVVPVDVESNAARRQLLRGVLRGQNPQMERIRFTVVSEPPEEEEQERECEDVGVAFLRIPEILERQQDLTETSLNVLDVEDSSKVVGSLTVSVEGLEALQAIMQDQDRDQE; translated from the exons ATGTCCACTCTTCTGGATGAGACAGCAACAGATGTGCCAGTCAGGGACTTCACAGTGAACCTGTCCCGACTCGCAGcag tgtcAGAGCCATCGGCGTATCAAAATGCTCGGGCACGACAGGACATCTCACGTGTGTCCAGGGAGGAGTTGGAGGACCGATTCCTGCGCCTCCATGAGGAGACCCTGGTCCTCAAACAGGATCTTCACAAGAAGGACGACAAGATCAAgaa GCTGGGCACAAAGTTGATGAGGCTGGTGAAGGACCGGGGTCGTATGGCCCAGCTCGCGGGTGGCGGAGCCCAGCCGGTCTCCAGGGTGCGGGATGTGGAGATGGAGGAGAtgatggaggagctgcaggaaaAAGTCCGTGGACTGCAGGCGGAGAAGGAGGGGTTGAAACAGCGCCTCCTCGTGGCCAAGCAGCAGCTTGTCAACTCGCAGAGCGGCCGGCCTACACCGCACGGCCGCGTCCAGTCACGAGTCAACTCGGGATTAAAGAAGCTGCGAGATGACTCTCCTTCTCCAACTCGACCAAAAA GTAATCGGAGTTTGGAGGGAGGTGGCCGACCTCCGACCGGACTCTTACCTCGATTCGGACACAGCCTGCTGGAGGAGGCGAGGGCAGAGATCCGCAACCT AGAGAATGTGATCGAGCTCCAGCGGAGCCACATGGACGAGATGGAGAGATCGTCTGAGCAGCTGAGGGAAGAGCTGAGGAGGAAGGAGGCCGAACACGAGGAGAGACTTCTGCATGTCCGACAGCAGCAGACCTCCAAACTGAG GTCACACGTCAACGGCAACGTGGCGATGATCAAACTGCAGAAGCAGCTAGCTGACCGGTCTAACGTCGTCACAGAGCTGGAGGGAAGATTTCTACAACTACAGGAG AGTCAGAGGACGCTGAAGGCCAGTCACGACGCAGCGATGCTGAAGGTGGACGAGCTGTCGGCTCAGCTGAAAGACGAGAAGATGAAGAGTTTGGATCTGGAGAATCGGGTGCAGAGCTCCAACATCCACAGGATGGAGATGGAGCAG ctgcaggagaggatcagtgagctgcagcaggagagggACCTCCTGAAGGACAACAATGAAAAACTGGTCAACAG TGCGTTCGACGTGTCTCAGCAGCAGAAATGGCAGATTCAGGAGCAGAAGCTGAAACTGCAAATCGCTCAGCTGGAGACGTCGCTGAAGGCCGACCTCGTCGACAAAAATGAAATCCTTGACAAAATCAAGGCTGAGAGAG acacaaatGAGAagctgacagaagaaaataggaAACTTCACCTCCAGTTTCTGGAACAGaagcagcagctggaggaacTCAACGAGCGTCTGAAATTCTACAGCAGG GAGAACGAGTACGACGTGTCCCAACTCACTGAGGCTCTGCTGCTCATCAAG AAGCGTAAATCTCAGCGGAGCGGAGATCTGGGCTTCCTAAACGAGGTGGAGGACGGAGGCTCAGAGAGCGCCGTCCGAGAGCTGCGAGCCGCTCACGCTGAGACCATCCAGGAGCTGGAGAAGACCAGAAACCTCCTCAGCATGGAGAGCAGGATCTGCAGAGACTATAAAGCGGAGCTGGAAGCCGTGCTGAAGAAGATGGACAGTAACAAAGCGGAGAGCGAACGGAAACTGGAGCATCAGGCTGCTCTGCTCGACAACAGGGCCGCCAAGATCAACAAACTGGAAG CTCAGCTCAGAGATGTCGTCTACGGCACCAAAACCCACGTCTTCAAACCGGACGCCACAGATGAAGATGAGGACGATGAGACTGATGAAACTCTTCACCTGCAGCGTGGAGAGAACCTCCTGGAGCTTCAGGTTGTCTCCGCCACGCTGTCTCCGTCCGCCCTGCTGGCTCTGGGTGACGGCGAACCCTCCACCTTCTGTACGTACGCCTTGTACCTCTTCGAGCTGCACGCCACGCCGGTGGTGACGGGACACAGACCCAGATACGGTTTCACCTCCAAGTATGTGGTGAGCATGGACGACAGCTTCCTGGACTATTTGCACAGAAGCTGTGTGACTGTGGAGCTGCACCAGGCTCTGGGTCTGAGCTGGAGGACGCTCGCCAGCGGACAGATTcgactgcagcagctgctggagcACGACGGGAGGATTCATGGGTCCGTACCGCTGATCG GTGAGAGCAGCGAGGCTCTGCCCTTCGGCTCACTGGATTACTGGCTGAGACTGAGGATCCCCATGACGGAGACCATCCACCTGTTTAAGGAGAAGGTGACGGCGGCAAGCTTCATCAACCAGGATGCACAG CTGCAGCCACGTGGTGGTGGCAGCCTGAATGAACTCTCCATCACTGTTCAACGCTGCCGAGGCCTGAAGAAGTCCAGAGGCTCCGAGCAGCCGAGCCCCTACGTGGTTTACAAGTTCTTTGACTTCCCTGACTACCCGACCGCCACCGTCCATGACTGCTGCGACCCCGTCATCAACAACCTCAAGTCCTACTCCGTCCCGATGGATGCAGACCTGGACCGGTACCTGAACTCTGAGGTCCTCCAGTTCTACGTGTTCGACTACAAAGAGGAGCAGATGGACACGTACATGGGGAAGGCCAGAGTGTCTCTGCTGCCTCTGGTCCGGGACGATGGGATCGCTG GTGTGTTCGAGCTCACCGATCCCTCAGGACTTCCTGCCGGACACATCGAAGTGACGCTGAAGTGGAAGTTCCCTCACCTCCCTCCGTCAGCCTCCATCAGGACTGTTGAAGAGTTCATCccaaaggagagagaaaacaaaccaTCAGATCAGCTCGTAGTGAAAGACGAGACGAGAGACAGGGAGGTTAATGAGACTCTGCAGGACGAAGACAAACATCTGTCTCATCATCGGCCCGTTCTGCCCCTAGAGGTCTCTGCTGCGAAG GCCCCACTGCCAAAACTCAGACAGAAGACACAACTGACGGCCAAAAAGGTCTCATTCATAGATCCGTCAGCTGCAGAGCAGCAG gTTGTGTCAGAAGCGTCTCGGGCTGCTCAGAACGCAgcagtggaggaggaagaggacgaaGAAGAAGAGTCTCACTTCTCTGAAGGTCAACTGCTCGCATCTCACTCCGACGACTCTGAAATCTCAGAGGAAATCACTGAAG ATGTGGAGGAggccccagcagcagcagcagcagcagcagcagcagcagcagccagagaAGATGGGAGCGGATCGAGTCAGTCCGACAGCGATGACTGCATAGTTCACGGACAGTCTGCAGGGAGGAAG CCGGCTGATCGAGTGCGGGTGGAGGTCGTGTCTCTCAGCCTGAGTCCGGAGTCTCGGGTGTCCCGGGATGACAGCGTGGTGCGTTTGTTTGTGGAGTACTCTCTGTTGGATCTGCCCACAGAGGAGACGCCCCTGTCTCTGCCCAAACCGCCCCGGGGCAAGAGCATCAACTACAACTACAGTAAAG TGGTTCCTGTGGACGTGGAGAGCAACGCAGCGAGGCGGCAGCTGCTGAGGGGCGTCCTGCGGGGACAAAACCCTCAGATGGAGAG GATCCGGTTCACGGTGGTGAGCGAACCTccggaggaagaggagcaggagagggagTGTGAGGATGTCGGGGTGGCCTTCCTCAGGATCCCCGAAATCCTGGAGAGACAACAAGACCTGACGGAGACCAGCCTgaatg tgTTGGACGTGGAGGACAGCAGTAAGGTGGTTGGCAGTCTGACTGTGTCTGTGGAGGGACTGGAGGCTCTGCAGGCCATCATGCAGGACCAAGACCGGGACCAGGAGTGA